A single window of Anaerocolumna chitinilytica DNA harbors:
- a CDS encoding Gfo/Idh/MocA family protein, with translation MMVEREVMNEVRIGIIGIGNMGSAHAANISKGEIPGLILTAVADRKESRRDWAKKELGEKVAVFLEGKELIESGLCDAVLVATPHYQHPELVISAFHHGLHALCEKPAGVYTKQVREMNEEADKQDKVFAMMFNQRTNPVYKMMKELVEGKTLGEIKRVNWIITDWYRTQAYYDSGDWRATWDGEGGGVLLNQCPHNLDLLQWICGLPKEVQAFCHNGKWHNIEVEDDVTAYFTLENGATGVFITTTGDAPGTNRFEITLEKGKLVCEEDELTLFELVENEREYCFTATEGFKKPEGVYREVELIGENSQHIGVLKAFTNRILTGSPLVADGREGIRGLMLSNAMHLSSWLNRPVTLPIEEDLFLTELNKRRNASVKKDNVKEATFDTKGSYGSKDGK, from the coding sequence ATGATGGTAGAAAGGGAAGTTATGAACGAGGTTAGAATCGGAATTATCGGAATCGGAAATATGGGAAGTGCTCATGCTGCAAATATAAGTAAGGGTGAGATCCCTGGACTTATACTGACAGCTGTGGCAGACAGAAAAGAAAGCAGAAGAGATTGGGCTAAAAAAGAGTTAGGCGAAAAGGTTGCGGTTTTTTTGGAGGGAAAAGAACTGATAGAATCCGGACTATGTGATGCGGTTTTGGTGGCTACCCCTCATTACCAGCATCCGGAACTTGTAATAAGTGCTTTTCATCATGGACTCCATGCTTTATGCGAGAAGCCGGCAGGAGTATACACCAAGCAGGTAAGAGAAATGAATGAAGAGGCAGACAAACAGGACAAAGTATTTGCCATGATGTTTAACCAGAGAACCAACCCTGTTTATAAAATGATGAAGGAGTTGGTGGAAGGTAAAACTCTTGGAGAAATTAAGCGGGTTAACTGGATTATTACGGACTGGTACCGTACTCAGGCCTACTATGATTCTGGAGACTGGAGGGCTACCTGGGACGGGGAAGGCGGAGGTGTCCTTCTTAACCAATGCCCCCATAATCTGGACCTGCTCCAGTGGATATGCGGTCTGCCAAAGGAAGTACAGGCATTCTGCCACAACGGTAAGTGGCACAATATAGAAGTAGAGGATGATGTGACCGCATATTTTACGTTAGAAAACGGTGCGACAGGTGTTTTTATTACCACTACAGGTGATGCACCGGGAACCAATCGTTTTGAGATTACGCTGGAAAAAGGAAAACTGGTATGTGAAGAAGATGAGCTTACACTTTTCGAGCTTGTGGAAAATGAAAGAGAATACTGCTTTACCGCTACGGAAGGTTTTAAAAAACCGGAAGGAGTTTATCGGGAAGTGGAGCTGATCGGAGAGAATAGTCAGCATATCGGAGTATTAAAGGCCTTTACAAACAGAATTCTTACAGGATCACCGTTAGTTGCTGACGGAAGAGAAGGAATCAGAGGGTTAATGCTCTCTAATGCCATGCATTTATCCTCCTGGTTGAATAGGCCTGTAACCCTTCCGATAGAAGAAGACTTATTTTTAACGGAACTGAACAAGAGAAGAAATGCTTCTGTTAAAAAGGATAATGTAAAGGAAGCAACCTTTGATACGAAAGGTAGTTATGGTAGCAAGGATGGAAAATAA
- a CDS encoding sugar phosphate isomerase/epimerase family protein translates to MELGAQLYTVRNFIQTEEDFDRTIKKIADIGYRYVQISGVGKGISPEKLREICDRYDIKTVLTHSDVNRILYDTENLIKEHDILGSPYIGLGAMPEKYRGTDWLPYFYEDFKEPIKKITASGKLFMYHNHNFEFEKEKGVTLLERLLELFTPQEMGITLDTYWVQAAGGDVIWWIQKLKDRLPCVHLKDMAVVSGGGVMAPVGEGNLNFPGILEALKETNCEYLLVEQDTCLSSPFSCLKQSYDYLKKLGYR, encoded by the coding sequence ATGGAATTGGGTGCACAGTTATATACGGTAAGGAATTTTATTCAGACAGAAGAGGATTTTGACAGGACAATAAAAAAGATTGCAGATATCGGGTATCGTTATGTGCAAATATCTGGAGTAGGAAAGGGAATCTCCCCAGAGAAACTCCGAGAAATCTGTGACCGGTATGACATTAAAACAGTACTTACTCACAGCGATGTTAATCGGATTCTTTACGATACGGAGAACCTGATAAAAGAGCATGATATCTTAGGCAGCCCTTATATCGGACTTGGTGCCATGCCGGAAAAGTACAGAGGTACTGATTGGCTTCCTTATTTTTATGAAGATTTTAAGGAACCAATTAAGAAAATTACTGCAAGCGGAAAACTCTTTATGTATCATAATCATAATTTTGAGTTTGAAAAAGAGAAGGGAGTAACTTTACTGGAGAGGCTTTTGGAGCTCTTTACTCCGCAAGAAATGGGAATTACTCTGGATACATACTGGGTTCAGGCAGCCGGAGGAGATGTCATCTGGTGGATTCAGAAGCTAAAAGACAGACTTCCCTGCGTACATTTAAAAGATATGGCTGTAGTTTCAGGAGGTGGTGTGATGGCTCCGGTTGGAGAAGGTAATCTGAATTTTCCTGGAATATTGGAGGCTCTTAAGGAAACGAATTGTGAGTATCTGCTGGTAGAACAGGATACCTGCTTAAGCAGTCCATTCAGCTGCCTGAAGCAAAGCTATGACTATCTGAAGAAATTAGGTTACAGGTAG
- a CDS encoding AraC family transcriptional regulator, with amino-acid sequence MAALAEITTEHIIFGYSYSNEANKDYQLHCHNFYEIYYFLEGDIDYLVEGKHYKPVPHSMLLLAPNVFHGVRVNSDKTYRRIALHFYPELLSVERRAMLLSIFPSLTRTDDKKIYYEDIAQEKFYPHLEALLDCSNLPVSLRDALVPINLEALLSRIMAYDSRNEISARKEEGSETINQIIAFLNEHFTSQLSLDFIAEKFCLSKHHLNKVFRKATGTTLWDYLTYKRISYAKQLLIGGHSAEEASRIAGFLDYTAFYRAYRKITGNSPIKDRGNLPSLIQ; translated from the coding sequence ATGGCAGCCCTGGCAGAAATCACAACCGAACATATTATTTTTGGTTATAGTTATTCTAATGAAGCCAATAAGGATTATCAGCTTCATTGTCATAATTTTTATGAAATTTATTATTTTCTGGAAGGAGACATCGATTATCTGGTAGAAGGTAAGCATTATAAACCAGTTCCCCACAGTATGCTGCTTCTGGCTCCTAATGTCTTTCATGGTGTCCGTGTGAACAGTGATAAGACCTATCGCCGGATTGCTCTCCATTTTTATCCCGAGCTGCTGTCCGTTGAGCGCAGAGCCATGCTATTATCTATTTTCCCTTCCCTTACAAGAACTGATGATAAGAAGATCTATTACGAAGATATAGCACAGGAGAAATTCTATCCTCATTTGGAAGCACTCTTAGACTGCTCAAACCTTCCGGTTTCCCTTCGAGATGCCCTGGTACCAATCAACCTGGAGGCACTCCTGTCCCGCATCATGGCATATGACAGCAGAAATGAAATCTCTGCCAGAAAAGAAGAAGGCTCTGAGACAATTAACCAGATAATCGCCTTTTTGAATGAACACTTTACATCCCAGCTTTCACTGGATTTCATTGCAGAGAAGTTCTGCCTTAGCAAACATCACCTGAACAAGGTATTTCGGAAAGCCACCGGAACTACTCTTTGGGATTATCTTACCTATAAGCGTATCAGTTACGCGAAGCAGCTGCTTATTGGAGGGCACAGTGCAGAAGAAGCCTCAAGAATAGCGGGATTTTTAGATTATACGGCATTTTACAGGGCATACCGTAAAATCACCGGAAATAGTCCCATCAAAGACCGTGGCAACCTGCCCTCCTTAATTCAATAG
- a CDS encoding tetratricopeptide repeat-containing glycosyltransferase family 2 protein, which produces MENKKTVSLCMIVKDEAWILEKCLASVTGIVDEILVGDTGSTDNSKEIAAKFGAFVFDVPWEEDFSKARNHILKKASCDWILLLDADEIFNSEDTDTFLHLLTNENYDGYHFTLLNYYDDENTKEYSVHYAFRLLRNTGEYHFEGRIHEQIQKEGGSLDPSRFTLAEVTLFHYGYTVKAIENKQKHKRNMPLLKKQLEDNPADPYYLFNIANEYMAEGDITEALDYYLKSYEKKVTTQAYFPHIFYRIILCYMSLKDSKKALAFALEGLSYYPECTDFEYLRGSIYQNNHKHLLAIASFKRCLAMGEAPTRFRFTGGCGTYKAYQTLGDIYTLEEMYEEAVEAYVNSLHYKECPGCTISLGKALCKLCSDSYTLFDQLITYLPYADYGEKLLHAIHILIEERYYKRANVILEKTNLSENWKGDYLLLSGKLSFYQHDYKKAYHALLELMTEKNSLSALTCYKEEISAFFFLTLIQYNSLYSNNQSYDSYYHYLEGLSMDKRNTCKLIAGRLAPELFQIGNTDVLDYNFFFLVFEILLKSEGKAAVSRLTAVVPKLFILDAYTKLGEIYAKCGYCEEATASILQSIKEYSYIDKESAWYLGACL; this is translated from the coding sequence ATGGAGAATAAAAAAACGGTAAGTTTATGTATGATTGTGAAAGACGAAGCCTGGATCTTGGAGAAATGCCTTGCCAGTGTTACCGGTATTGTAGATGAAATTCTAGTCGGAGATACCGGTTCTACGGACAACTCTAAGGAGATTGCCGCTAAGTTCGGAGCCTTCGTATTTGATGTTCCCTGGGAAGAGGACTTCTCAAAAGCCAGAAACCATATACTAAAGAAAGCCTCCTGCGACTGGATTTTGCTTCTTGATGCCGATGAAATCTTTAATTCAGAGGATACGGATACCTTCCTGCACCTGCTTACCAATGAAAATTATGACGGCTATCACTTTACGCTGCTTAATTATTATGATGATGAAAACACAAAAGAATATTCCGTACATTATGCCTTCCGGTTGTTACGAAATACAGGAGAATATCATTTTGAGGGCAGAATCCATGAGCAAATTCAAAAAGAGGGAGGAAGCTTAGACCCCTCAAGATTTACACTGGCTGAGGTTACGCTATTTCATTATGGCTATACCGTTAAAGCTATTGAAAATAAGCAAAAACATAAAAGAAACATGCCTCTTTTAAAAAAGCAGCTGGAAGATAACCCTGCTGACCCCTATTACTTATTCAATATAGCGAATGAATATATGGCAGAAGGAGATATCACAGAGGCGTTGGACTATTACCTGAAATCTTATGAAAAAAAGGTTACTACCCAGGCGTATTTTCCTCATATCTTCTATCGTATTATCCTTTGCTATATGTCATTAAAAGATTCTAAAAAGGCCCTTGCCTTTGCCCTGGAAGGGTTAAGTTATTACCCCGAATGCACCGATTTTGAATATCTAAGAGGCAGTATCTATCAGAATAACCACAAGCATTTGTTAGCAATTGCTTCTTTTAAGCGCTGCCTGGCCATGGGGGAGGCCCCCACCAGATTCCGCTTCACCGGCGGCTGCGGAACATATAAGGCTTATCAGACCTTAGGGGATATTTACACTTTGGAAGAGATGTATGAAGAAGCTGTGGAAGCCTATGTCAATTCACTGCATTATAAGGAATGCCCGGGTTGTACTATCTCTTTAGGTAAAGCACTATGTAAACTTTGTTCAGACAGTTATACCCTTTTTGACCAATTAATTACTTACCTGCCCTATGCTGATTATGGAGAAAAGCTTCTTCATGCTATTCATATACTGATAGAAGAAAGGTATTACAAAAGAGCCAACGTAATTTTAGAAAAGACCAACCTATCCGAGAACTGGAAAGGAGACTATCTGCTTTTAAGCGGAAAATTATCTTTTTATCAGCACGATTATAAGAAGGCATATCATGCATTACTGGAACTGATGACAGAAAAAAACTCCTTATCGGCCTTAACCTGCTATAAGGAGGAAATCTCTGCTTTCTTTTTTCTGACCTTAATCCAATATAACAGCTTATACTCTAATAACCAATCTTACGATAGCTACTATCATTATTTAGAGGGCTTGTCCATGGATAAGCGAAACACCTGCAAACTCATAGCAGGAAGATTAGCACCGGAACTATTCCAGATTGGAAATACTGATGTTCTTGACTATAACTTCTTCTTTTTAGTATTTGAGATATTGCTAAAATCGGAAGGAAAGGCCGCTGTCAGCAGACTTACAGCCGTGGTGCCAAAACTCTTCATCCTGGACGCTTACACAAAGCTTGGCGAAATTTATGCCAAATGCGGCTATTGTGAGGAGGCCACGGCTTCCATTCTGCAATCCATAAAAGAATATAGTTATATCGATAAGGAGAGTGCCTGGTACTTGGGAGCCTGCCTGTGA
- a CDS encoding VOC family protein, producing the protein MRVGEVGLLTNDVIRLADFYKALLDIENGSNDKVHQTLIAEETMLTIYNDGSAKNNNNQNICLAFTVEDMEKEYQKLLELGAEIIEKPQMRPWGACNMSFYDPDRNIIYFRSFT; encoded by the coding sequence ATGCGTGTTGGTGAAGTTGGATTATTAACAAATGATGTTATTCGATTGGCGGACTTTTATAAAGCACTATTGGATATTGAAAATGGCAGTAACGATAAAGTTCATCAGACATTAATAGCAGAAGAAACAATGCTTACCATTTATAATGACGGAAGTGCTAAAAATAATAATAACCAGAATATATGCCTTGCATTTACTGTTGAGGATATGGAGAAAGAGTATCAAAAGTTATTGGAACTGGGAGCTGAAATTATTGAGAAGCCTCAGATGCGTCCATGGGGTGCTTGTAATATGAGCTTTTATGACCCGGATCGGAATATTATATATTTTCGCAGCTTTACTTAG
- a CDS encoding GNAT family N-acetyltransferase: MKDIIYKQVGQEALSIYDSVSMAVDVEEIYEIHKTGNGMEGVSYHFYRKKVPPYVIDFAEDDSAVDWTKRFDVSNWAFFIAFDGEKAIGGAAVASKTEGVMMLEGRDDITVLWDLRVERGYKQHGIGKRLFDMASAWSKNNGFKRMKIECQNTNLPACNFYQKQGAKLCVINENGYKNSDEAMLLWYLDL, from the coding sequence ATGAAAGATATTATTTATAAGCAAGTAGGGCAGGAGGCACTGTCAATTTATGATTCTGTCTCAATGGCAGTCGATGTAGAAGAGATCTATGAGATACATAAGACAGGAAATGGGATGGAAGGAGTTTCTTATCATTTTTATAGAAAGAAAGTACCTCCTTATGTGATTGATTTTGCGGAAGATGATAGTGCTGTAGATTGGACAAAGAGGTTCGATGTCAGCAACTGGGCTTTTTTTATTGCTTTTGATGGTGAAAAAGCAATTGGAGGTGCGGCGGTTGCCTCCAAAACAGAAGGCGTTATGATGTTAGAAGGCAGAGATGATATTACTGTTTTGTGGGATTTAAGAGTTGAGCGTGGATATAAACAGCATGGCATCGGAAAGCGGCTATTTGACATGGCTTCTGCATGGTCTAAAAATAATGGATTTAAAAGGATGAAAATTGAATGCCAGAATACGAATCTGCCGGCATGTAATTTTTATCAAAAGCAGGGAGCGAAACTCTGTGTAATCAATGAGAATGGGTACAAGAATTCGGATGAGGCCATGCTTTTATGGTACTTGGACTTATAG
- a CDS encoding HD domain-containing protein, with protein MTKKDAVQDYLEAVLLQIDSKEERFYSFQHAYGVAQCASLLAVKRGIDSDTAYVCGLLHDIYSFKTGYTPFHAINGAEMIRVAFKNELRDIFTEEEQKLIKSAVFHHSDKEHLHDEYDEVLKDSDLLQHWLSDKEKENCICERLLKVQAELGLPISEIPANKITAEERIAKSIRYNRAQMADIAEELADRKIEGIRTDSDYKKIIRYYPEQTAFDELKNGWCAAFVYHCAILAGLKLPIRQEPLYITRFAGVRAWYEWGEKCGFCFKEENGFKPERGDIVIYDNIIPEENKPPLTPWHDHIGIVLSAEEDSLLVAEGNVDNKNVSGIVKRSKYKNIGCYLRIPEDYRYDGWKYDYKTGELRQSPFSI; from the coding sequence ATGACAAAAAAGGATGCAGTACAAGATTATTTGGAAGCTGTTTTATTACAGATTGATTCCAAGGAAGAACGGTTTTACTCTTTTCAACATGCCTATGGTGTGGCACAGTGTGCTTCATTACTTGCCGTTAAACGCGGAATAGATTCTGATACCGCTTATGTGTGCGGTTTGCTTCATGATATCTATTCCTTTAAGACGGGTTATACACCGTTTCATGCTATAAATGGAGCTGAAATGATACGGGTGGCTTTTAAGAATGAGCTAAGGGATATATTTACGGAAGAGGAGCAGAAGCTTATAAAATCTGCGGTATTTCACCATTCCGATAAAGAACATCTTCATGATGAATATGATGAAGTGCTAAAGGATTCCGACTTGTTGCAGCATTGGCTCTCAGATAAAGAAAAGGAAAACTGTATCTGTGAAAGACTCCTTAAAGTACAGGCAGAATTGGGATTACCCATAAGTGAGATTCCAGCTAATAAAATTACCGCGGAAGAAAGGATAGCTAAGAGTATCCGCTATAACCGTGCTCAAATGGCTGATATAGCAGAAGAACTGGCAGATAGGAAGATTGAGGGTATAAGAACAGATAGTGATTATAAGAAGATTATCAGATATTATCCGGAGCAGACAGCATTTGATGAACTAAAGAATGGCTGGTGTGCAGCATTTGTTTACCATTGTGCCATATTAGCCGGTCTTAAGCTGCCAATCAGACAGGAACCTCTTTATATAACACGGTTTGCCGGTGTTAGGGCGTGGTATGAATGGGGTGAGAAATGCGGTTTTTGTTTCAAAGAAGAGAATGGATTTAAACCTGAGAGAGGTGATATTGTAATATACGATAATATCATTCCTGAAGAGAATAAACCGCCGCTTACTCCCTGGCATGACCACATTGGTATTGTTCTCTCAGCAGAGGAAGACAGTCTGCTTGTTGCAGAAGGTAATGTCGATAACAAGAATGTGTCCGGCATAGTAAAACGCAGTAAGTACAAGAACATTGGATGTTATTTACGCATCCCTGAAGATTATCGTTATGATGGCTGGAAATATGATTACAAAACCGGAGAGCTAAGGCAATCTCCTTTTTCGATATAA
- a CDS encoding CPBP family intramembrane glutamic endopeptidase, whose protein sequence is MREKVKNIFRTDIEYKENTASYTKADGILALLYYLIFLIVYYCMGKIYLANHLYLGIACNIGLAVLCVIFVLLRKQKINSLAISLRKAKQAVILGSILGICMVLFNNVIPAVMSGCHFNQVNKVLYGIFYYFVIIAFAEEIAFRGYIQTRIYGLIKKDSVAVIVVGIMFSFMHIPFQMALAGSNALAFIGGNVVWLILLFFWHILFNFLHRKYNNILTNTIFHGFMDLGNNLFV, encoded by the coding sequence ATGAGAGAAAAAGTGAAAAATATATTTCGCACAGATATAGAATACAAAGAAAATACCGCAAGTTATACAAAGGCAGATGGTATTTTGGCATTGCTTTATTATTTGATTTTTTTAATTGTCTATTATTGTATGGGCAAAATATATTTAGCAAATCACCTTTATTTGGGCATTGCCTGTAATATTGGATTAGCGGTTTTATGTGTAATTTTTGTTTTATTAAGAAAGCAAAAAATAAATTCCTTGGCTATATCTTTACGTAAAGCAAAGCAAGCAGTGATTCTAGGAAGTATTTTAGGAATCTGTATGGTCCTTTTTAATAATGTTATACCTGCAGTAATGTCAGGATGTCACTTTAATCAGGTAAACAAAGTATTGTATGGCATCTTTTATTATTTTGTCATTATTGCCTTTGCTGAGGAAATTGCATTCAGAGGATATATCCAGACACGTATTTATGGATTGATTAAAAAGGACAGTGTTGCTGTTATTGTAGTTGGAATTATGTTTAGCTTTATGCATATTCCATTTCAAATGGCACTTGCAGGCAGCAATGCATTGGCATTTATAGGTGGTAACGTAGTTTGGTTAATTCTATTATTTTTCTGGCATATTCTGTTTAACTTTTTACATCGAAAATACAATAATATTCTTACTAATACAATCTTTCATGGGTTTATGGACCTGGGAAACAACCTGTTTGTTTAG
- a CDS encoding helix-turn-helix domain-containing protein, translated as MEEQFGNRLMYLRKGKGLSQEELGNQIGVSRQTVSKWELNQTTPEMDKLVQLGDLFHISLDELVGREYTSSENTFYEELNAKMDTIISARDPHHYEYKSNKMIGNLPLVHINVGRGCYKAKGVISIGVISVGIISIGCLSLGVVSIGILALGILSLAVFAAGLAAAGSISLGLIALGAVSMGYLSIGAMARGVYAIGASATATRIALGDVANGNIAIGKTAAHGAVELLLRNHVTGADIKTAILKEYPGTWEWLVRIYSDLGKGF; from the coding sequence ATGGAAGAGCAATTTGGAAACAGACTGATGTATTTACGAAAAGGGAAAGGTCTGTCACAGGAAGAATTAGGGAACCAAATCGGTGTTTCCAGACAGACAGTTTCGAAGTGGGAATTAAATCAAACAACTCCTGAAATGGATAAGTTAGTGCAATTAGGTGATTTATTCCATATCAGCCTGGATGAACTGGTGGGAAGAGAATATACTTCTTCCGAGAATACATTTTATGAGGAATTAAACGCTAAGATGGATACCATTATCAGCGCAAGAGACCCCCATCATTATGAATATAAGAGTAATAAAATGATAGGAAATTTGCCGCTTGTTCATATCAATGTTGGGCGTGGATGTTATAAGGCAAAAGGTGTTATTAGTATTGGGGTAATCTCTGTCGGAATTATCTCAATCGGCTGTTTATCTTTAGGAGTAGTCAGCATTGGGATTCTGGCTCTTGGAATTCTTTCCTTGGCGGTATTTGCGGCAGGGTTAGCTGCAGCGGGCAGCATATCCTTAGGATTGATAGCCCTAGGTGCAGTATCCATGGGGTATCTGTCAATTGGTGCTATGGCAAGGGGAGTTTATGCCATAGGTGCAAGTGCGACTGCTACACGAATTGCACTTGGTGATGTAGCAAATGGGAATATTGCCATAGGAAAAACAGCCGCCCATGGAGCAGTGGAGCTTTTATTAAGAAATCACGTAACGGGAGCAGACATAAAAACTGCTATTTTAAAAGAATATCCTGGAACCTGGGAGTGGTTGGTTAGGATATACTCAGATTTAGGGAAAGGTTTCTAA
- a CDS encoding helix-turn-helix domain-containing protein — protein MLDTKKVGIKITALRKSIGLSQEKLAEMLHISSQAISKWENGHTLPETTLLPILAQIFQCTIDEIIMPAYSFDEKIEAEKPRLLEQQAEYIAKCVMQKIELKSNDKSNLGLDDNIILNAVYKAYPNIGYCTITKGKPVKKEGTLISRVRISSSQKDLNLLEKIYGSSDTELYNINFLKEHTMAIPLIYYIDMERKIVLLEDLAEDYIQGYEFDESNANGEIIRQNYKAILSALADFHSAFWENSETFDKIGCDWRLESKENILAHISCLEKDYKKYRKKAEEGTLPKVWMGFEDKLDRKKQDYFQAAIQLLREEYPKLIEERVKAGKNITIIHGDFHPGQTLLSKTHDRTVRFIGLQAVRMGLCTEDLAMLLALHIEPDKEKVKPLLDYYYQCLCETIRDYSYESFMSDYKISVAENMFFTIRLINNGIFDYKMRDNAIKAFETLVMEE, from the coding sequence ATGCTTGATACAAAGAAAGTAGGAATTAAAATTACTGCCCTGCGTAAAAGTATAGGGTTATCCCAGGAAAAGCTAGCAGAAATGCTTCATATTTCCTCACAAGCTATCAGTAAATGGGAAAACGGTCACACTTTACCGGAAACAACCTTATTACCCATATTAGCACAAATATTCCAATGCACCATTGACGAAATAATCATGCCGGCTTATTCATTCGATGAGAAAATAGAAGCGGAAAAGCCGAGGCTTTTGGAACAGCAGGCAGAATATATTGCAAAGTGCGTAATGCAAAAAATAGAGTTGAAATCAAATGATAAAAGCAACCTGGGTCTGGATGATAATATAATCCTGAATGCTGTATATAAGGCATATCCCAATATTGGGTATTGTACAATTACTAAAGGTAAGCCGGTGAAAAAAGAGGGTACTCTTATTTCCAGGGTACGGATATCTTCCTCACAAAAGGACTTGAACTTATTAGAAAAAATCTATGGAAGTAGTGATACTGAATTGTACAATATAAATTTCCTTAAAGAACATACCATGGCAATTCCACTTATTTATTATATTGATATGGAAAGGAAAATTGTCCTGTTGGAGGATTTAGCAGAAGATTATATACAAGGTTATGAGTTTGATGAAAGTAATGCTAATGGTGAGATAATCAGGCAGAATTATAAAGCCATATTATCGGCGTTAGCTGATTTTCATTCGGCTTTCTGGGAAAACTCAGAGACCTTTGATAAAATTGGCTGTGATTGGAGATTAGAATCCAAGGAGAATATTCTCGCCCATATAAGCTGTTTGGAAAAGGATTATAAAAAGTACAGAAAAAAAGCAGAAGAAGGCACCCTGCCTAAAGTTTGGATGGGTTTTGAAGATAAGCTAGATAGGAAGAAACAGGATTATTTTCAGGCTGCAATTCAACTTCTGAGGGAGGAATATCCGAAACTGATAGAGGAAAGAGTTAAGGCTGGTAAGAATATAACCATCATTCATGGTGACTTTCATCCGGGTCAAACCTTACTGTCAAAAACCCATGATAGGACAGTCAGATTTATCGGTCTTCAAGCGGTAAGAATGGGATTGTGCACTGAGGATTTGGCCATGCTGCTGGCCCTTCATATCGAACCTGATAAAGAGAAAGTAAAACCTCTTCTGGACTATTACTATCAATGTCTCTGTGAAACTATACGAGATTATTCTTACGAGTCATTTATGAGTGATTATAAGATTTCTGTTGCAGAGAATATGTTTTTTACAATTAGGCTGATAAACAATGGGATCTTTGATTATAAGATGAGAGACAATGCAATAAAGGCTTTTGAAACTCTTGTAATGGAAGAGTAA
- a CDS encoding phosphotransferase enzyme family protein, whose amino-acid sequence MDLFEQLRLHYGNGFNQLNMIRDWIGQVYEVTNGNKRYIAKIFREEYTRQALQSIKVMTYLKDNNFPVPYIALTLSGNRYFVYNSQIVVLYEYIEGECPEKESSLIHIGKQCGWMRKSMEPYAGEIAVHGYDFFLNRYLDIMKKKEYHGINKFLELGNYLWAHIKDLPQGFIHGDLHTGNMIQKRNEIVFFDFDACAIASPVYDIATFCDATDYFDLSADNFRNGYIQTQKNLREFLKGYEEYFKLYKEEEKAVFDFIALRHFDIQATIIECQGLACVDENFLNEQYLWLEKWIEISN is encoded by the coding sequence GTGGACTTATTTGAACAGCTTAGATTACACTATGGAAATGGTTTTAATCAACTGAATATGATACGGGATTGGATCGGACAAGTTTATGAAGTGACAAATGGAAACAAACGATACATAGCTAAGATTTTTCGGGAAGAATATACCAGGCAGGCATTGCAGTCCATAAAAGTTATGACTTATCTGAAAGATAATAATTTTCCCGTTCCCTATATTGCATTGACATTAAGCGGAAACAGATATTTTGTGTATAATAGCCAGATTGTAGTACTGTATGAGTATATAGAAGGTGAATGTCCGGAGAAAGAGAGCAGTTTGATTCATATTGGCAAACAATGTGGGTGGATGAGAAAATCAATGGAACCCTATGCTGGTGAGATAGCTGTTCATGGTTATGATTTCTTTCTAAATCGATATCTGGATATTATGAAAAAGAAAGAATATCATGGTATCAATAAATTTTTGGAATTAGGTAATTACTTATGGGCACATATAAAGGATTTACCGCAGGGATTTATCCATGGAGATTTGCATACCGGAAATATGATTCAAAAAAGAAATGAAATTGTGTTTTTTGATTTTGATGCTTGTGCCATTGCCAGCCCAGTATATGATATTGCAACATTTTGTGATGCTACAGATTATTTCGACTTATCTGCTGATAATTTTAGAAATGGTTATATTCAAACACAAAAGAATCTAAGGGAGTTTTTGAAAGGGTATGAGGAATATTTTAAGTTATACAAGGAAGAAGAAAAGGCTGTTTTTGATTTTATAGCTCTTCGCCACTTCGACATTCAAGCTACCATTATTGAATGTCAGGGGTTAGCTTGTGTGGATGAGAACTTTCTTAATGAACAGTATTTATGGTTGGAAAAATGGATAGAAATTTCTAATTGA